In Neofelis nebulosa isolate mNeoNeb1 chromosome 7, mNeoNeb1.pri, whole genome shotgun sequence, the following proteins share a genomic window:
- the RAB2B gene encoding ras-related protein Rab-2B isoform X2 translates to MVNIDGKQIKLQIWDTAGQESFRSITRSYYRGAAGALLVYDITRRETFNHLTSWLEDARQHSSSNMVIMLIGNKSDLESRRDVKREEGEAFAREHGLIFMETSAKTACNVEEAFINTAKEIYRKIQQGLFDVHNEANGIKIGPQQCISTSVGPSASQRSSSEIGSNSGCC, encoded by the exons GCCGGGCAAGAATCCTTCCGTTCCATCACCCGTTCCTACTACAGGGGCGCAGCTGGAGCCCTGCTAGTGTATGATATCACGCG GCGTGAAACCTTCAACCACCTGACCTCCTGGTTAGAGGATGCCCGGCAACACTCCAGCTCCAACATGGTTATCATGCTGATTGGGAATAAAAG TGACTTAGAGTCCCGTAGGGATgtgaagagagaagaaggagaggccTTTGCCCGGGAGCATGGACTTATCTTCATGGAAACTTCAGCCAAAACAGCCTGCAATGTTGAAGAG GCCTTCATTAACACAGCCAAAGAAATATATAGGAAGATCCAGCAGGGTTTATTTGATGTTCACAATGAG gcaAATGGCATCAAGATTGGTCCTCAGCAGTGTATTTCAACGTCAGTGGGACCCAGCGCCTCCCAGCGGAGCTCTAGTGAAATAGGGTCCAACTCTGGCTGCTGCTGA